CTTCTTCCGTAATCCCCAAAGACAAACGTGTTGCGTATTGTAGTCACGTTGCAAATTTAAACTTTTGCAAGTACGTAAATCATATGTGAACCTGATTGTTGTCAAACTTAAGAAGTTATCTATAACGACAATTTTGAACAACAGTTATAAGCTGGATGAGATCTAATCCTGAGAGCAAGCAGCTACTAATAGACTGCTAAACGTCATATGCTAGCTACTACAGACAGGCAGAGCAGACATGATATGCTGGCTACTCTACAGATCAAGTTGCTGGGTGACTTTCGTCTGATCTATGGTGAAAAGCCTGTGACAGAGGTGAACGCCGAGCGATCGCAGTCTTTACTGGCTTACTTGGTACTGCATCGCAGTGCGCCCCAGCCCCGGCAGAGGCTTGCCAGTCTCTTCTGGCCTGACTCAACAGATGCTCAAGCCCGAACAAACCTGAGGAGAGAACTGCACCACCTACGTCATGTTCTGCCTGATGCTGACCAATTTATAGACGTTGATACCAGAACCTTACAGTGGCGAGCAGATGCGCCATTTACTCTGGATGTTGCTGAGTTCGAGCAGGCAGTGGCTCAGGCGGAGGAAGCAGCAAGAACAACTGACCTAAAAACTGTTCGGACGGCTTTAGAGCTAGCAGCCAACCTTTATCAAGGTGACTTGCTTTCTAACTGCTACGATGAGTGGATATTGCCGGAACAGGAACGGCTACGGCAAACCTATCTCCGAGTTTTGGAATGGCTAGTGCGCCTATTGATAGAGCGACGGGATACCCGTGCAGCTATGCGCTACGCACAACAGTTGCTTGAGGTCGAGCCGTTGAACGAGGCAACGTATAAGGATTTGATGCAACTGCACGCACTCAATGGCGATCGCGCTGGTGCTTTGCGGATCTACCACCGCTGCATGACCATTTTGCGAGAAGAGTTAGGAATCGATCCCAGCCCTGCTATTCGCAATCTCTACAATCGCCTGCTAAATGAAACAGACCCTGAACTTCAACCCCCATCTAACTCATCTCCAAATTCCCCCCTCCCCCCACTCTTCGAGAAGCCGCTTGCGCGTCTACGTCCCACTCTTCGAGAAGCCGCTTGCGCGTCTACGCCCCTCGCCCCTCACACTGACTGGGGTGAAGCCGTTGATGTTAGCAATTTTTACGGACGGACAAAGGAGTTAAACACACTCAAGCAGTGGATTTTGCAGTATCGCTGTCGGCTAATTGCCCTATTAGGGATGGGTGGAATTGGCAAAACCGCTTTATCGGCAAAGCTGGCGCAGGAAATCCAAGGGGAGTTTGATTATGTGATTTGGCGATCGCTGCGACATGCTCCTAAGCTGGAAACTTTGCTGAGCGACTTACTCGCCTTTTTATCCGATCAACAAGAGACTAAAGGTGAATTGGAGCGCCTGACGTATTGGCTGCGGACTTCCCGTTGCCTGGTAATCCTGGATAATGCAGAAACCCTTTTGCAAGTGAGTAGTCCAGGGCAATATCGTTCTGGTTATGAGGATTACGGAGAACTATTGCGGGTAATTGGAGAAACAGCCCACCAAAGTTGCCTAGTTCTAACCAGTCGTGAAAAACCGGCTGAGATCGCCTGGTTGCAAGGCGTAGAAGTATATAGCGATTCGCCCTTACCCGTACGGACATTGCAACTGGGCGGTTCCCTAGAAGCAGTTAAAGCATTGATTCAAGCAAAAGGGTTGATTGGTTCTGAGACGCAACAGCAGCAGTTGTGTCACTTTTATGGCTATAACCCGCTAGCGCTGAAGATTGTTGCCACTTCCATTCAAGATGTTTTCGATGGCAAGATTCAAGATTTCCTCGCCCAAAACACAACGGTTTTCAAGGGGATCAACCGACTCCTAGACGAGCAGTGCCAGCGGTGTTCTCCCTTAGAAAAGACTATCATGTACTGGCTGGCGAGCAATCGCGAGTGGACAACTTTCTCGGAATTGGCAGCCGATATTGTACCAACCGTTTCTCGTGCAGACCTATTGGAAGCACTGGAATCACTCAGTTGGCGATCGCTGCTCGAAAAGCAGTCGGGCAGTTACACCCAGCAACCCGTTGTGATGGAGTACGTGACTGAGCAGTTAATTGAAAAAGTCTGCGAGGAGGTCTTAGGGGTCAGGGAAGATCTACATCCTACTCCCTATTCCCATACAGGTCAGTTTATCAGACAGACTTGTGAGCCAACAAATAAATCAGTTAAACCCACCCCTATTTCCTTATTACAGAGCCATGCATTGCTCAAAGCTCAGGGGAAAGACTACATCAGAGACATTCAAATCCAACAAATTGTCAAGCCCGTTCTCAACACTCTGATTACGCGGCTGAATGGGCAGCAAAATGTGGAGCGGCTACTCACTCAACTAATCGTAAAACTGCGAAATGAATTGTCGCTACAGCCAGGATATGCAGGGGGCAACATCCTGAACCTGCTGATTCAACTAGGTAAAGATTTAACGAGCTATGACTTTTCCCATCTTGCTCTCTGGCAGGCTGATCTGCGAGAGGTGAATCTGCATCAAGTCAATCTTGCCCATGCTGACTTATCAAGGACTGTTTTTACAGAACCCCTCAGCCTTGCTCTAACCGTTGCCTTCAGTCCTGATGGACAACTCCTGGCGACAGGCGATACCAACTGCGAGGTGCGGGTGTGGAGAGTGGCCGATGGAAAAAACTTGATAACCTGTCAGGGACACACCAATTGGGTTTGGTCAATTGCCTTCAGTCCTGATGGGCAAACTCTCGCCAGTGGCAGCGATGACAAGACTATCAAACTGTGGGATCTCTCAACGGGGCAATGTCATCAAACCTTACGGGAACATACGCACCAAATTTGGTCGATTGCCTTCAGTCCCGATGGTCAAACCTTAGCAAGCGCCAGTGAGGATCGGACAGTCAAACTGTGGGATCTCTCAACAGGGCAATGTCGTCAAACATTGAATGGACATGAGAAGTGGGTGCGGTCGGTCGCTTTCAGTCCCAATGGGCAAACTCTCGCTAGTGGCAGCGATGACAAGACTGTCAAACTGTGGGATCTCAGGACAGGCGAATGCTACCAGACGCTACAGGGACACACGAGCTTGGTTTGGTCGGTTGCCTTTAGCCCAGATGGTCAAATACTGGCAAGCGGTAGTAGCGATCAAACGATCAAGCTATGGAAGTTCACGACTGGTGAGTGCTGCCAAACCCTCAAAGGGCATGGAAATTGGGTGCGAGCGATCGCCTTTAGTCCCGATGGGCAAATCCTAGCTAGTGGCAGTGAAGACCATACAGTAAAGCTGTGGCAAGTTGACACTGGAGAATGCTACCAGACGCTAAGGGGGCACACAAATTGGGTGCGATCAGTTGCTTTTAGCCCTGACGGAGAAACGCTGGCAAGTGGTAGCGGTGACCATACTGTTAAGCTGTGGCATTCCTCTACTGGTCAATGTCGGAAAACGCTACAAGGCTACACCAATCGAGTTTGGTCGGTTGCCTTCAGTCCGATCTCCCCAACCCCCCTTACCAAGCGGAGCGAAGGGGGGATCTTGGCAAGTGGCAATGACGATCGCACTGTCAAGCTCTGGAATCTGAGCACGGGTAAATGTTTCCGAACGTTGCAGGGGCATACAAATACAGTTTTTACCGTTGCCTTCAGCCCGGATGGTGGAATTATTGCTAGTGGCAGTGGCGATCAGACAGTGAAACTTTGGGATATTCATACAGGGGAATGTCGCCAAACATTACGCGGTCACACCAGTCGGATTTGGTCGGTTGTATTTAGTCCCGATGGTCGCACTCTAGCTAGTGGGAGTGATGACCGGACGGTAAAACTTTGGGATATTCATACAGGGGAATGCCGCCGGACATTGCAGGGACACACCAGTTGGATCTGTTCTATCGCTTTTAGTCCTGATGGTCAAACTCTAGCTAGTGGGAGTTATGACCAGACAGTGAAACTTTGGGATATTCATACAGGGGAATGCCGCCGGACATTTCTAGGACACAATAATTGGGTCTGGTCGGTTGCCTTCAGTTCGCTTCCCCCAACCCCCCTTACTAAAGAGAGCGAAGAGGGGATCTTGGCGAGTGGCAGCGGGGATAGCAGTATCAAGCTATGGGACATTCGGACAGGACAGTGCCGCTGCACTCTGGAAGGACATACCAGTCGAGTCTGGTCGGTTGCCTTTAGCCCCATCCCCCCAACCACTCTTAGTAAGGGGGAGGAAGGTGAAATCCTCGCCAGCGCCAGTAGCGACCAAACAGTGAAGCTTTGGGATGTACAAACGGGCGCTTGTCGCCACACCTTGCAAGGGCATACAAATTTGGTCTGGTCGGTTGCCTTCAGCCCGGATGGTCGAACTCTTGCCAGTGGCAGCCAGGACGAAACAATTAAGCTTTGGGACGTGCAAACGGGACAAAGCTTGAAAACCTTGAGGGCTGACCGACCCTACGAGGGAATGAATATCATAGAAGTTACCGGATTAACAGCAGCCCAAAAGTCTGCATTGAAAGCATTGGGAGCAATAGAAGACAGAGGAGCAAAAAAAGACAAGGACAGGGGGAAATGGAGAGAATCTCAACTTTCAACTTCTGAATCCCGACTCTCGACTCTCCTAGTAGGGCGTGAGCAAGAATGGACAACCATCAGCAATTGGGTGGTATCTGCCACGGAAACAGCTGTCTCAGAAATTCTCATGCTAGTTGGCGAATCGGGAATTGGTAAGACCCGCTTGTTGGAAGAACTTGCTGCCGAAGTGAAAGCTGCCAACGGTCACGTGCTTTGGGGACGTGGGTTTGAGGCTGAAATGCTGCGACCTTATGGAGCCTGGATTGATGCGCTTCGAGCGATCGCCCTCAATTCAATTGTGGAATTGCCAGCAGAACTGAGTTCATTCTTCCCAGAAGTAGAGGCAAGGCAAGCAAATCCGGTTGATCGCAGTCAGTTATTCGATGCGGTTGTACACTTACTGTCTCAGCTTACGAGCAATGGCACGCTGACCGTCATTATTCTGGATGACATTCAATGGCTGGATGAGGCATCTACTGCACTGCTGCACTATGCAATTCGATTACTTAGCCATTCGCCAGTCCACTTTGCCTGTGCTGCTCGTCAACGCGAGTTAGAGGATAATGTACCAGTCTGCAAACTAGTACAAGCCCTGCGGCGGGAACAGCGGCTGCAAACTATTGAGATATCATTATTGAATCAAGAGCAAGTTATTCAGCTGGCTCACTCGATTAATACTGGCATTGATGGCACCCGAGTATTTATTGACAGTGGTGGTAATCCCTTCTTTGCCATAGAAATCACCCGCGCGATCGCCGAGCGCGATCCGGCTTGCTCCGATAACTTAGAAGCCCTAATTCAAGACCGACTGAGGCAGCTTGATGAACCGGCTCGCGAACTTTTACCTTGGGCAGCGGCATTGGGTCGCAGCTTCAGCCCAGCGATTGTGGCGCGAGTTGCAGACTGTCCGCCAATCAAATTACTCGCTGCTATGGAACAACTCGAACAGCAGGGGATCGTCTGTCCGGGAGCACCATCCAACGGCGAAATTGGTTATGACTTTGCCCATGATATTGTGCGTCAAGTTGCTTATCAGCAACTGTCGGCACCTCGTCGCCGATTAGTGCATTTGCAAATCGCTCGTGTTTTGGAAAAACTCTCTGCTCCTGACAATGCTCTTGCCAGTGAGGTAGCGTATCATGCGACACTCGGTAGCGACCATCTATTGGCAGCTTCGGCTTTCCTAGCTGCAGCTGAACGCTGTCTGCGCCTGTTTGCCTACGCCGAAGCCTCTGAACTGGCTCAGCGGGGAATTCAGCACTGTCAAGATCTTGATAACGATTTACGGGTTCGTCTAAATATCCGGCTACTCAAAGTTTACGTCTTGGCTGGAGTGACAACAGAGCGAGTTTCTCAGCTGGAAGATAACCTACACCAGCTAATTGCTGAAGCCAATGCTCGTGGTCTAAAGGATGAAGAAGCGATCAGCTTGGAGGCATTGATCGCACTCAACTACGATCGCGGCAACCTCACAAGTGTGCACAAACATTCTCTGCGCGTGGCGGAGCAAGGGCGAGCGGCAAGCCCAGCAATTACTGCACGCATGTTAGCTTATAGCGGTTGGTGCCTTGCTGAAATTGAACGTGAAATGCCGCGTGCTGAAGCACTTTTGCTCGAAGCGCAATCGCTTGCAGCGAGAGTAGGGCTGGAAATTATCGATATTTCCTGTGGTTTGGGTTGTGTTCGTCGTCATGCGGCTGACTTCGCTGGAGCACGTCCACTCTTGGAAAAAGCATGGCGCATGGCTCAAGCAGAGCAGGATCACTGGCGAGAATGTGCTTGCTTAACTTACCTAGCGATGACTGAGTTAGAAGCTGGGAAACCAACTGCTGCGATCGCACACTGTCAGGAGCTGGCAACTGTAGCAGCTAAGATCAGTGGTGAAGGCAGTGAAGGTTCTTTTGCAGTTGTACTCAATTCCCTTGCTAATTATGTCATGGGACAAAGCGATGCGGCAGCAATAGAGCAAGCCTTATCAACCCTACGCCAGATCGACGCCAACCGCATGCTGGCATATAGTCTCACCTTTGCCGCAGAGATTGATTTGGATAATCACCGGATTGAATTGGCGATCGCTCGTGCCCAAGAAGCACTCCAAGCTGCTCAAATTGTAGATTGCTCTAGTGAAATAGCTCTAGCTTGGGTAGCACTGATTCGGGGAATGCTGATTTTAGGTAAACCTCAGTGTGCACTAGAGTTGTTCCAAGATTTACAGCGTCAAATTGACCGTCGCACCCTGAGTACCCGCGCCCTTACTGCTATCGATTGCCTAGCTCAGCACTTGCCAGCTTAGATCGCCCAACAGGAGTAGAAAATGGTTCGCGTTCTCGTAGAAAAGATTTTCGATCCGCCGATTACTGAAGAAAAATGGAATCAAGATGTCGAGCGAGGAATTCCCTGCCACCAAGCACACAATGTTCATTGGATTCGCTCAATGATGTCGCGCGATCGCTGTCGAGTCGTTTGTGAATTTGAAGCACCAGATGCTGAGACTGTACGCCGCTCTTTCCGTAAGGTTGGCTTACCATTTGCACGGATATGGACAGTTGACATCCTGGAGCCGCATGTTGCAGACGACAAAGGCACGATCCGGACCAAGGGCTGGTGTAATGTGTGTTCGCCTGTAGGCAGGCACTCCATTTGACTCAGTTAAGTTGGTTACAATTCTTTGTACTACGCACGTTGAACGCCTGGAAGACCATCCTGGACAACTAATGAAGCTAGGGTATACAACAGGTGCGTCTGGGCGACTTACAGTAGTGACAATTATTCTTGCTCAAGTTTCGCACCGGAAACTAGTCTAAACTCTATTACAGCTAACTCTTCCCACTCCTCTGAGATGCAAATCAATACTCCTTCAGAATTAAACCCAGACCTAGAGGCTGAACGCTTGAATCAGGAAGCGACATTATCTCTAACTGAGGAACAATATCAGCGCAAAATGCAGCGACGGAAACAAGTCCAGGAGCAGCGAGTAGCTAAAGCAGCAAGGGAAAAAGGCTTAGTTATCGTCAACACTGGCAATGGCAAGGGTAAAACTACAGCGGCTTTGGGAATGGTATTGCGATCGCTTGGTCACGGTTATCGCGTGGCGATCGTCCAATTCATCAAGGGAGCCTGGGAACCCGCTGAAAAAGCTGTCTTCAGTCGCTGGGCCGATCAGCTGGAATTTTACGCTATGGGCGAAGGCTTTACCTGGGAAACCCAAGACCGAGAGCGAGATATCCAAAAAGCATCCGAGGCTTGGCAGACGGCATTAACCTTCATCCGCAACCCAGATTTTAGACTAGTGCTTTTAGATGAAGTTAATGTGGCATTGAAACTGGGCTACTTGAGTATTGAGGAAGTCTTGGCTGGGTTGAAACAAAAGCCAACTGATTCTCATGTGATTCTCACTGGTAGGGGCGCTCCACCTGCTCTAGTTGAGCGGGCTGACTTAGTGACCGAAATGACACTAATTAAGCATCCTTTCCGCGAGCAAGGCGTAAAGGCGCAACCGGGAATTGAGTATTAATTACTGAATTTGGTTTTTACAAGCTGCTAAAATCCGCTGGTCGTTTGCGCTGACAGAGGGGAGTTGGTGATAATTTTGTAAAGCTACCGCGTAAGGAGATGCTATTTGCTCGTAGCTATCTCCAATATGAGAGCTATCACTTGCTGTAGCAACTTTTGGAGAGTTTAGATCGTCAGCAACCGGGTCAGAATAAGGAGCTGAGCCAGGATCGTCAGCAATCATCAGAGCCAACTTTCCTGATTCAAGGGTGCCGTGAAAACAATTAAACTCTGAGCGAGGCAGATAAAATGCGCCAACCACCTTACCGTGGTGCGCCTCAAACACCATATATTCTTGCCCAAGTTGTTCTGGCTCGGGTGATTGACCATATAAATAAATCCCGTCTACCTCTGGCAGCTTTTTTCTAGGGATAATTCGGCTATCTTTTCCAAAGGCTTCAGCCCGGAAAACCAGCTGGGGCGTAGCTGTTGTTTGTAACTCTTTGGTTGTTATTGGTTTAGCTTCACTAACACCAATGCTGAACATTACATATAAGCCAACCAGCGGGGCTTCTAGCCACCAACATCCCGATGAAAAGAATTTAGTTATAGAATTAGGCATTTTTGCTTACCTTTTTATAAATCAGTTATATCTGGATATATGTAATAGAGCACTAATTAAAATATACCCAAGTAGTTGGGGATAACTATTCATTCAAAGGTGATACTTTTCTTTCTGGCATAAAGTCCCTGTTGTAAGTGAGAGCGTAGAGTAGCTTAATATAAGCTTCACTGTGGTTTTCTATTTTTCCTAAATTTTCCTGTAAGTGTTACGGCTACTACTGCACAAATAACCTGTTTATGAATTTGCGCCTGAGCAAAAAAAATGCCTCCTGACTTGAGGAGGCATCTTTGCTATCAATGTGCAAGGGAGCACTAAATAATCAAACTCCTAAACGATAATGCGGAATATACTGATGGCATTTCACAGGAGTCGTGATAAAATTAACACTCAAAAAAATGAGACACTTGGGAGCAGCAACAACTTAGCTAGCTACATACTCCTGCATATTCGCACGACGGCGACGTAGGTGTGCCAGAGCTTGATGCTCTAGTTGGCGTACTCGCTCTCGGCTCAGGTTGAGTCGCTCACCTACTTTCGCTAAGGATAGTTCGTTTCCATCCTGCAGCCCGAAGCGCAAACTCAAGACTTCTCGCTGTTGAGGCGTTAGTTCTGCCATTAGATCTTCTAAGTCTTGCCTCAAGGACTCTTGGGTCATGTAATGCTCTGGTGATGGACCGTCGTCTTCCAGTAGATCTTGCAGTTCCGTGTCTTGGTTATCTCCAACACGGATATCTAGGGAAACTGGTTGACGGGCAAGATTCAGGTAGTCCCGGATTTGGGCGGGTTCTAGTTCCAACTCCTTGGCAATTTCACCTGATGTAGGGCTACGACCTAGCTGTTGAGCTAGTTCTCGTTGCACTTTCTTAATCTTGTTGAGCTTTTCTGTGATATGGATGGGCAATCGGATTGTGCGGGCTTGCTGCGCGATCGCACGTGTAATCGCCTGCCGAATCCACCAATAAGCGTAAGTCGAGAACTTATAACCGCGTGTCGGATCGAATTTCTCCACACCGCGTTCTAATCCCATTGTTCCTTCTTGGATCAAATCCAAGAATTCCATGTTGCGCTTTTGGTACTTCTTAGCAATGGCAACTACCAAACGCAAGTTTGCCTCGATCATCTTTTGCTTAGCTCTTTGCCCCCGCCGCAAAGCCTCATTCAATTCAGTCTCCGGCATTTGAACGTGCGCAGCCCAATCTTCTAAAGTTGGTTCGCGGCGCAGTTTCTTTTCCAGAGCTTCCTTAGCTTCCAGCAGTGACATCATTTGCTGCACCTGCTTCCCATAAACAATCTCTTGTTCGCGAGTTAGCAGTGGCACACGACCAATCTCGCGCAGATAGGTGCGCACCATATCAGCCGTGAACTTGGTGTTAGTGTTTTCAGTCGGGGTGTTAACTGTGGGCATTGGTGCGTCGTCAACTCCAATAAACAAATCGAAAGCTTGGTGGCTGGGGCGGGTAGAAACAGCAATAGTTTGGGGGTGATTGCTTAGCTCTAACAGGAGACTAACGAAGTAGCGGGGAAACAACATCCTACAGAAGTTGTAGAGACGCTGGTTCTATAGGAAGGGGTTCCCCGTCCGCCCGGAATACTTATATCTGTTTAAACCACGCTGTTTGCTGCCAGGGTGTAAAAACTAGCTTTTATAAGGTCAACCCTATGAAGCCGAAGTCAGTATGAGTTTAACTTTATTTATCTTATTACAGATCTGGAGACTAGTAAAGTCTTACCTAGGTTAGGACTTTCCCTGACTAAAAATAGCTTAATTGTCCGTTTTCACTGTTACAAAAATCAGCTCACCTTCTTATAATGACACTGGTTGCCCTTGAGCAGTTTCCGGTTAACCGAACTATTTAAATGGGGATGATGGAGTAGATCCCGAATTAAAAGCCGAGGTCGGCTTTTGCCAATTCAGCAGCGGCAAAAACTTCTGCATCTGGCTTTTCTTCCCAGGCAACATCACCAATTTCGGCGTAAAATTTTTCATCATAGGGTCGCGTCCGCACCACTACTGGCATGGGAACTGCGTGACCTAGGATCAGGGCTTGTTGCTTAGAATCAAGCTTCGCTAACACAGATCGCAGACTTTGCCCGCCAGACACTCCAGTAAAGATCGCTTCAATATCTTTCTCATCATTAAGTAGGGCAGTGATGCGGGTACCGATTTGGGACATTACTTCATTGTCAATCCCGGAGGGGCGCTGGTCTACCACTAACAGGGTAACGAAGTATTTCCGCATCTCGCGGGCAATGGTGCCAAAGATGGTTTGACGGACTGTAGCAGAGTCAAGGAAGCGGTGGGCTTCTTCAATTGTAATCACCAGTTGACGAGGGCGATCGCTTGGATTCTTAGTCTGTAAAAACTGCTCGGCTTTATGGACATAGTATTGGTGAATGCGACGGGAAATCAGATTCGTTGCCAACATATACGACAACATATTGGACTGAGAGCCGAACTCAATCACTACATGCTTCCCGGCTTCTAGAGACTCTAAAATTTGGTTGATATAGTTGTGCGGGCAGGCAGTCCGCATATACTTTAGGTCATCTAAGCGATTGAGTTTGCGCTGCAATGCCATAATTGAAGACTTACTGCCCCGCTTCTCATCACAGAATTGCTGAATTTCTTCATTGCTCATACTCAGCAGTTGAGTAATCCAGGAGCGACCAAACTCATTACGGAGGATGATGGCATTTTCTAAGCTGGCTTCGGAAAGATTTAAATCGTTCCGTACTAGCATAATGTCTTCAACTTCAATTTGGTCGTAGCTGAGGTAGAGTTCTTGAGCATCCCGCACACCGCGCCGCTTAGTGGAGGCAGGGTCAAGAGTGTATATTTGCACCTGGCCGGGAAACAGCTGCCGTAAACCTTTGACGGTACTGAATTGTTTACCCTCCGAGACTGCTTCCCAGCCATACTCCGAGTGCATGTCAAAAATCAGATTCACCGCCGCCTGCTTGCGAATGATGCCAGATAATAGCAACCGAGTCAGAAACGATTTCCCCGTACCAGATTTACCAAACACTCCGTTGCTGCGTTCAACAAATCGGTCTAAATCGATACAAATTGGCACCTCCATATCAAGTGGTTGACCGATCGCAAAGTTACGGCGGTGGGGATCGTCTTCCCAGCCAAATACTGCCCGGAAATCGCGTTCACTAGCTTCATAGACCTGACTAAAGTGGCTAGGAATCGTCTTGACTGGCAACAACTCCATGTTGCTGCTACTTTGCGGTTGAAACGAAGCTAATGGACTTTTCCCATTAAGAGGTGAGTGTTGTCCCTCGTCCTTCGCTCCTCGCCCCTCGCCCCTCAATTCTTCCGGAGTGAACATCAACATCGGGGTGAGATTGACAGTGCCAAAGGTTCCACTCCCAGCTAGAACTTCCCGCAAAAAATCGTCACTGGGACTGGGGGGATTGGCGACAATTCTGTTGCTAGAGGTTCCCAGTGCTACGTCAGTCAGCATACTGAAGAAGCGCGATCGCACTCCTTCCACTACCAAGAACTTTCCTACCCGCATATCTTCCACAGAGACATCTGGGTGTAATCGCACCTCTAATCCCTGACTAAGAGAACCTTGTGTGACCGACCCTAATGGCTGTCCCGAATTCATGGTGTCAATTGCGAACTTTGGCTGATCTTAATGTCTAATTGTCTCCCAGCACTACAAAATTGACAAACCACTACCAATTTTGGATTTTAGATTTTAGATTTTGGATTGATAAACCCTGCCCAAAATACTCTGACTCTAAACCTTTATAATTAAGGTCTATCCCGTTATCTCATCAGGTCTCGTGACACGTACGCCTCTTTCTTCCAACTCCCAACCAGCAGCTAACCCGCCCTCTCAAAGACCAGATACTTTAGGACGATTCGGGCAATTTGGGGGTAAGTATGTGCCTGAAACGCTGATGCCTGCTTTGAGCCAGTTGGAAGCAGCATATCAGCAATACTGCAACGATCCAGGTTTTCAACAGGAACTCCAACAGCTGTTGCGAGACTATGTAGGACGGGCAACACCACTGTATTTTGCTGAACGCCTCACTGCACACTATGCCCGACCAGATGGCACAGGACCGCAGATTTACCTCAAGCGCGAGGACTTGAACCACACAGGCGCACATAAAATTAACAACGCCTTGGCTCAGGTATTATTGGCAAAACGGATGGGTAAGCAGCGCATCATTGCAGAAACGGGTGCGGGACAACACGGCGTTGCAACAGCAACCGTGTGCGCTAGATTCGGTCTAGACTGCGTAATCTACATGGGCGTTCAAGACATGGAACGTCAGAGTTTGAACGTGTTTCGGATGCGGTTGATGGGTGCCCAAGTGCAGCCTGTAGCAGCGGGGACAGGCACACTCAAGGATGCCACATCAGAAGCGATTCGGGACTGGGTGACGAATGTTGAAACTACCCATTACATCTTAGGTTCAGTGGCGGGACCTCATCCTTATCCAATGATGGTACGCGACTTTCATGCAGTAATTGGAAAAGAAACTCGCGCTCAGGCGCTCGAAAAATGGAGAGGATTGCCTGATATCCTCCTTGCTTGTGTAGGCGGTGGTTCTAATGCAATGGGACTATTTCACGAATTTGTGAATGAGCCAACGGTGCGGTTAATTGGGGTTGAGGCAGCGGGAGAGGGAGTCAATACAGAGAAACACGCCGCCACACTAACACAAGGGCGAGTAGGCGTATTACATGGAGCAATGAGCTATCTGCTCCAAGATGAAGATGGGCAAGTGATTGAGGCACACTCAATTAGTGCAGGACTTGATTATCCTGGTGTTGGTCCTGAACATGCACATTTAAA
This window of the Chroococcidiopsis sp. CCMEE 29 genome carries:
- a CDS encoding RNA polymerase sigma factor, RpoD/SigA family, producing the protein MPTVNTPTENTNTKFTADMVRTYLREIGRVPLLTREQEIVYGKQVQQMMSLLEAKEALEKKLRREPTLEDWAAHVQMPETELNEALRRGQRAKQKMIEANLRLVVAIAKKYQKRNMEFLDLIQEGTMGLERGVEKFDPTRGYKFSTYAYWWIRQAITRAIAQQARTIRLPIHITEKLNKIKKVQRELAQQLGRSPTSGEIAKELELEPAQIRDYLNLARQPVSLDIRVGDNQDTELQDLLEDDGPSPEHYMTQESLRQDLEDLMAELTPQQREVLSLRFGLQDGNELSLAKVGERLNLSRERVRQLEHQALAHLRRRRANMQEYVAS
- the cobO gene encoding cob(I)yrinic acid a,c-diamide adenosyltransferase; the encoded protein is MQINTPSELNPDLEAERLNQEATLSLTEEQYQRKMQRRKQVQEQRVAKAAREKGLVIVNTGNGKGKTTAALGMVLRSLGHGYRVAIVQFIKGAWEPAEKAVFSRWADQLEFYAMGEGFTWETQDRERDIQKASEAWQTALTFIRNPDFRLVLLDEVNVALKLGYLSIEEVLAGLKQKPTDSHVILTGRGAPPALVERADLVTEMTLIKHPFREQGVKAQPGIEY
- a CDS encoding ATP-binding protein — encoded protein: MNSGQPLGSVTQGSLSQGLEVRLHPDVSVEDMRVGKFLVVEGVRSRFFSMLTDVALGTSSNRIVANPPSPSDDFLREVLAGSGTFGTVNLTPMLMFTPEELRGEGRGAKDEGQHSPLNGKSPLASFQPQSSSNMELLPVKTIPSHFSQVYEASERDFRAVFGWEDDPHRRNFAIGQPLDMEVPICIDLDRFVERSNGVFGKSGTGKSFLTRLLLSGIIRKQAAVNLIFDMHSEYGWEAVSEGKQFSTVKGLRQLFPGQVQIYTLDPASTKRRGVRDAQELYLSYDQIEVEDIMLVRNDLNLSEASLENAIILRNEFGRSWITQLLSMSNEEIQQFCDEKRGSKSSIMALQRKLNRLDDLKYMRTACPHNYINQILESLEAGKHVVIEFGSQSNMLSYMLATNLISRRIHQYYVHKAEQFLQTKNPSDRPRQLVITIEEAHRFLDSATVRQTIFGTIAREMRKYFVTLLVVDQRPSGIDNEVMSQIGTRITALLNDEKDIEAIFTGVSGGQSLRSVLAKLDSKQQALILGHAVPMPVVVRTRPYDEKFYAEIGDVAWEEKPDAEVFAAAELAKADLGF
- the trpB gene encoding tryptophan synthase subunit beta, with product MTRTPLSSNSQPAANPPSQRPDTLGRFGQFGGKYVPETLMPALSQLEAAYQQYCNDPGFQQELQQLLRDYVGRATPLYFAERLTAHYARPDGTGPQIYLKREDLNHTGAHKINNALAQVLLAKRMGKQRIIAETGAGQHGVATATVCARFGLDCVIYMGVQDMERQSLNVFRMRLMGAQVQPVAAGTGTLKDATSEAIRDWVTNVETTHYILGSVAGPHPYPMMVRDFHAVIGKETRAQALEKWRGLPDILLACVGGGSNAMGLFHEFVNEPTVRLIGVEAAGEGVNTEKHAATLTQGRVGVLHGAMSYLLQDEDGQVIEAHSISAGLDYPGVGPEHAHLKDTGRAEYYSVTDREAVTALQQLSQLEGIIPALETAHAIAYLETLCPQLSGSPRIVINCSGRGDKDVQTVAKFLNPA